The following is a genomic window from Phaseolus vulgaris cultivar G19833 chromosome 6, P. vulgaris v2.0, whole genome shotgun sequence.
CCTACGCCGTTGGCATCGTTAACATTATCAAAGCCTTTTACGGACGCAGCATCTCCTTTTTTGCTTCTTGGCTTCTCATCATTACTACACAGGTTAGTGCCAACCACCACTTTATTCAcccactaattatttttaattattcttaaATTACTATAAAATCATATATTAATTATCTAAGCTTTCCTTTTCATAATCGCGTAATGATTTGCcgttttcatattattattttactcaaaccttttctaaattttattccaaatatatttttttttcctctccAATTGACCCTGTTGAATCATTTGGATTCagagtttagattttgtaaataaataaagtattatTCTGTAGAAAAAACTACACTTAAAATATGGAGATAAATTTCTCATATAATCTTCtctatttaagttttttttgttctacatttttttaatcaaaggTGCAATTTATAGTCGTTCAAATTGATGATAACgagaataattattttactttttttaaaaatggaataattatgtttttataattatcaTGTTGTGTATAGTTTTCTAATGTGGagtttattataattttctaaTTACTGAAGTGCTGTACAACAAGTAAAACTCATTGAATACAcagtttaattaatttttaatgacTATGTTATCACTACTACAAAGTATTGTATCGATTTTTGCAGATGACTAAAATTGTGAGCAATTTCTTTCTGCATGTATCAATTTTAACTTCcattctattattttattttttaaaaatttcaaactaaataaatacaattcaaaactaaaaaaaatagtttctggAAAAAAAGTCTGAAACACAAAATTAGAAATTCattctaaaatttccaaaattcaaaaaaatgtgTTATGAAAATCTAAagtcaaaatatttttggataaagaattttgaaaataatttttatctatACCCTCCatttatttaaagttatttttgtcatttaatAGCAAATTTAGAGAGAATTTGACAAATTGTGACGGGCCTTTAATTGACGGCGTGTGTGCAGGTGTTAGGATATGGATGGGCCGGATTACTGAGGAAATATGTGGTGGAACCGGCCCATATGTGGTGGCCCAGCACTCTCGTCCAAGTTTCACTTTTCCGGTATGTCAATTTTTTccttatttcattttttctatcaaactttttgataattttttataagcatTCTTCTTTTCATATAATTACATTTCTGTTTCATCTCATAATACGTCtcctatattattttttgtcaaatCAGTAACTTTTTTAATCAACAGaggtttatttttttcttaattattaagagtttaataaatatattctgtcaatctatttttttgtaaaattaccATTTGTGCaactattattaaaattaataatgcaTTGGTTTGTGATGAGATGATGATGTAAAATTACAGTTTGTTTTCTCTTATTTGAATTGACGCTTACATCTTCTCTAggtatattaattattaatttaaaatttaataatttttttaaaatatatgtactttttgtatttatattttttaagaaaatgattttttgaCAACCAATTTTTCTGCtagaatacaatttttttaagtgtttgGATTACTTATGAGGTTGagatatttttgtaaaatagtaaaacatGGAAAAGATGTAATTTgagtaaatatttatatagcGTGATATATGAAGTTCGCTCTTAGATGGTACATGTATCCGACGTATCGATTaaatgtctaattcaaaaaatatttattggatttctgacaattctaacacGGATCTAACACAActttaaaaaagagaaatacattaattttctaaaaattcaaacttactgtataaatttttattatggttataaaaataatgaaaaaatcattttgaaccaaAAATCATCTTTCtgctaaaaaaaatgaaacatacttagtgcacataaatatttattatcaatttatataatttataattatataatatatagatccgtatCTCCGCGTtatacattttagagattatacgtattttTGTATTCGTGAGTGTCTGCATAAGTGTGATGGatttaaacaaaagaaaaagtttaTTAATACCTCTCTAATGGAAGGTTACCCCATGCATGAATCTGACTTGAATTTAGATCAAGTGCACTCACAGTAGTGCTATTTGAATGAGGATAACGTAGAAGAGGGTTTCATTATTTGTGTATAGAAATAGTTTAGCCAAATCTTCATTAATTTTCCTAGAAAGAGAAAGACATAAAGAAGACTTTGTATTTTGTTCAAATAAAGACATTGAGCTGGCCCAGCTGGGTTCCAAGATTCTAGTCTAGCTGTAGCACAGCTGACTTTGGGACCACCTCACAGTTGACTACTACAACGTTAATATCAAGCATTTAATCTCACTTTTCCATTGCTTAAACATGTGGTCCTGAATTGACCTCACAATTAAGCATGAACAACTATTAGGAAACGACTTACGAACtatgaatgagagatggagaaaATGGCCACAGCAGCACGTGACCCATCATGCTAATTTCAATCAATTTTGagtttatcattttaaaaagtatGCTATATTTGACACATTAATGTTTACAAGATTTTTTATCATCTTTATTTTACTTGACTTAGATTCTGATATGGACTACCGATACAAGATTTTCTATCATCATTATTTTACTTGACTTGGATTCCGATATATTGACAATGACAACCCACACATGGGAAAAATCATTGAGTTTTGACCAAATGCTAATACCGTGCAATCAAAACTTGTTAACTCTTAAACGTGTCAAATGATGTTTCGCCAGAACCACCTAGTCTTCAACCATAACGTTAATTTCTCTTTATGTGGATGTTTAGGATGGTCTCTTACACCTTACAGTAGCTTTAGGAGCTGTGTAGTTGTGAGGTAACAACATTAAAATGAACACCGAGAAATCAAGTATGTAACAAGGGAAACATGTGCGAAGCAATAAAAGTTTCACATGCAATCACATAGTATGCAGACTCTGTATTGATGTACTTATGAACTACTCTATACTTACataaatggttttttttttgtatccaGAGCATTGCATGAGAAAGATGACCAACGACTTTCACGGGCGAAGTTTTTCTTTATTGCACTATTGTGCAGTTTTGTGTGGTACGTGATCCCTGGATACTTGTTCACAACGCTCACAAACATCTCATGGGTGTGTTGGATATTCTCCAAGTCAGTCACAGCTCAGCAGATAGGGTCAGGCATGAGGGGCCTTGGAGTTGGAGCCCTCACACTTGATTGGGCTGCTGTGGCATCATTCTTGTTCAGCCCTCTTATCTCACCCTTCTTTGCCATTGTCAATATTTTTGTGGGCTACGCATTAATAGTCTATGCTGTTATTCCTATAGCTTATTGGGGCCTCAATGTCTACAATGCCAAGAGGTTTCCCATTTTCTCCTCACACTTATTTACAGCACAAGGTCAAAGGTACAACATACCTGCTATTGTAGACGACCATTTCGAGTTAAGTGTTGCAGAGTATGAAAAGCAAGGGAGAATTCATCTCAGTGTGTTTTTCGCCCTCACTTATGGCTTCGGATTTGCCACCATAGCATCCACCCTCACACATGTGTTCTGCTTCTATGGAAGGTAATGCCACTCAAATTATTTTGTGGTGATGCTTAATTTCTTACTATATTAACTTAGTAATAAGATGATAATAAAGAAGACTGATGTTACTGCCTTTGGAATTCTGGAATAAACATGGAGTAGAATGTTCTAAATTCTATATTGCTCTGGTtgcaaatttttttaatgtaatacTCTCTTTACATTGCATGTTAAACCAGTAAATGTCTTACATTTGAGAAAATATTCTCAGAACACTAGATTAGGCAATGTACTACCTTCAGTATGTCAGGTTAGAACAATATGATTCTTTCCACAATTTTCTTAAGGTTCATATGCAATGTCTTAACTGTAAGGCCATGAAACATTAcgacaaaaaattatatttttttagattatcAGCTATATCATTAAACAAAAGATCATATGTTGATGTATTACCAAACATGCAGGGAGATTATGGAGCGCTATCGTGCTTCTTCCAAAGGGAAAGAAGATATTCACACAAAATTGATGAAAAGATACAAAGACATACCTTCCTGGTGGTTTTATTTATTGCTGGTTGTGACTCTTGTGGTTTCTCTCGCACTATGCATCTTTCTAAATGAccaggttcaaatgccctggtGGGGACTTCTCTTTGCGGGAGCCCTAGCTTTCGGATTTACCCTCCCCATTAGCATCATCACTGCCACCACAAACCAGGTTAGAGACTGCAACTTCTGCTCTCCGTTATATGATAGTACATGCATATTTGTGCAGAAATTTAACTTGATTTGAAATTATAGTATTGTTTCAAATACTAACTATGCTAAAAACTTGAGCTTTTCGATGCGCATATATGATGTATTTTATTTCTAACAATTACCCACAAAACGATATGAATATATAcacatttcaattttatatagataaaaaatCCGGTTTGAATTGACATGAAGTTAGAAACTTGACACAAAACTAGATACAGTAATGCCTAAAATGCTTTTCAATGGTTACTTCGGAATTTAAGAACAATGTTAGATAAGATGTTGATAGAGCGTTTGCAACTTGTATTTAATCTTAGTTCGAAAGCTCTCTTGTCGTTTTAAACAATAAGTATGTTAGAATCTAAATTTTTACTTTTGCCCTTTTTTGCTGTGTGTTCAGACACCAGGGTTGAATATCATCACTGAGTATGTCTTTGGTCTCATTTACCCGGGAAGACCAATTGCAAATGTCTGCTTCAAAACCTATGGTTACATTAGCATGGCCCAGGCTGTCTCTTTCCTCAGTGATTTCAAACTTGGGCACTACATGAAAATCCCTCCAAGATCAATGTTCTTGGTTCAGGTACATTCTTAATAAAGCGCACACACAAAAACAACTCACCTTGTATATATGCTTACAaagatattttcttttattcagTAGTTTATGTGTGTGCTATCAATGTATTCACACATGTATGTATGCATGGACAGTTCATAGGTACAATGCTCGCTGGAACCATCAACATTGGGGTAGCATGGTGGTTGCTGAACTCCATCAAGAACATATGTCATGATGATCTCCTTCCTGCAGACAGTCCCTGGACATGCCCTGGTGACCGTGTATTCTTTGATGCATCAGTTATTTGGGGCCTTGTGGGGCCAAAGCGAATCTTTGGTTCTCAAGGAAACTACAGTGCAATGAATTGGTTTTTCCTTGGAGGGGCTTTAGGACCCGTAATTGTTTGGCTATTGCACAAAGCATTTCCAAAACAGTCATGGATTCCACTGATCAACCTCCCAATTCTCCTGGGAGCAACTGGAATGATGCCACCAGCAACACCATTGAACTACAATGCATGGATTTTGGTGGggacaattttcaacttctttatCTTCCGTTACAGAAAGAAATGGTGGCAGAGGTACAACTATGTTCTGTCAGCGGCACTTGACAGTGGGGTTGCTTTCATGACTGTCTTACTCTACTTCACATTGGGCTTGGAAAACAGGAGTCTAAATTGGTGGGGAAATGACGGTGAACATTGTCCACTCGCAGCTTGCCCAACTGCAAAAGGCATAATCGTTGATGGTTGCCCTGCAAACTAGTCATAGGTTTTGTGCCTCTTAATGGTTTCATTACAATACCACGCataaaaaaacacttatttGTAACACATGCAAAATGTAGAAAATGAAAGACCAGTATTTTCAAGTAAATAGCTATTGTTACATGGTTTATAGCACTTGTGATTGAATATTGATGTGGTTTCTTACTGTGATGTATTACTAATGGCAGAAATGGTTAGTGATTTTGAGTATTACAAAAGTGACAATAGTCCCACTTTCTCTAATTTATTCTCTTTCAAAGATTTACATTTTTTTCCCAAAAGGTGTACAAACtgactttttgtatttttaatatgtAGCTAGACAGTACAAAAAGACAAAAGACCTAGACTTCCCCACTCAACATCATAAACAGAACTTCTTAAACGCGTCAAATATgacattttgttttattataagaTATGAAAATGTCTCGACTTCTACCTTTTTATTTCTccatttctttttaaaaaaatgaagtcaatgactttttatttttgttattcgGAAAAACGAAGTCAGTGATACTTagcatttttaatttaatttaagcttttaaaaatacattaatataaTCTCTTTTCTTAAATGATGATCCTTTCATTTATGTTCATGTCATatgcttttatttaaaaataaattaaatttaaaacgtTCAAAATCATAGaatggtttttttttaaaatattataataaaaatggtGGACATGCTTGAAAGTTTAGTTGAGGtatgcattttttaaattttttttttaatcatatgtGATTCGTTTAGGAAATATATATATGTCTATGTAATTTTAGTTTTGTCTTGACTCTTGGTTGTCATGACCTTTTCTTAATTTGATAATTAAGAGTGTGTTTAATAAGAATTTCATTGTATAAAAATTGGTTTGAAGTAGAAAAAGGAAATAGTTTATTTAAAcgaaaagaaacaaaacatttgtaaaaaaaaaaaaaattattcacaaAAACTTTGTAACACATAcattataatttctaaaatgtttttagctgcttcaaaataatttgtctcttatttttataattatattcaaaatttatacaataaatttaaattttttaaaaaataatatatatttttatttaaaattatgttaaaattttattaaaattattaaaaatttaacaaatattttttaaattaaatacttcACAAATATTTATTCTACACATATAGTTTCAATATGAACACACAAACGAGGGTGAAAAGCCTTATAGAAAAAAACACATATCAGTCTTCTTAGAAATTTATGCATGGAAAGATCTTCCTTGCTGCGAggaaaaactagttttcctCATTACGACTTCCaaatataatagaataaaaacaacactctcaaagttttcaaaaatgAGAAGGTGATATatttacatcatcaataataaatGTGTACAccaaacattttaaattaatatttttattatttttattttattttgtaattaaaaatattatattattatgagAAGTATCAAGTGTATCTTTTTATCTATTAGGTGAtgataatttgaataaaaaaataaaaagatgtttttaataaaaatatagataaaatgaaaaatgtaaaaataatttgtaaaattaaaaaagttaaaaaattaatatttagtgTAAAGTGTGGCGtgtaaaaaatcattttccttTACTATTTGAAGTCTGAAACAAAAGTTTTCCATTTTTGTCTCTGACAGCACAGCACAGCACAGCATGTGGTTCGACACAGAGAACCCAAACACAAGCGAAGTGGACGAAGACGAGGTGTCTCCCATTGAGGAAGTTCGTCTCACAGTATCCAACTCCGACGACCCGACCCAACCAATATGGACCTTCCGTGTGTGGTTCCTGGGTCTTCTCTTCTGCTGCCTCCTCTCCTTCATCAACCAGTCCTTCGCCTACCGCACCGAGCCTCTTATCATGGTTCAGACCTCCATTCAGGTGGCTGTTCTTCCCGTGGCGCACTTCATGGCCGTGGTTCTACCCAAGACCAAGTTCACAATCCCCGGGTTCGGTCCCAGGAGCTTCTCCTTCAACCCGGGTCCGTTTAACGTGAAGGAGCACGTGCTGATTACCATGTTCGCCAATGCCGGAAGCGCTTTCGGGTCCGGGTCTCCATACGCTGTTGGCATCGTTAACATTATTAAAGCCTTTTACGGACGCGGCATCTCCTTTTTCGCCTCTTGGCTTCTCATAGTTACTACACAGGTTCCAACACACATATTTTGTACATCAACACTCAAATACCAGTAAAATATGGGATTGAAAAactatttattgaatttttaataattttaatatatatatatatatatattaattttctaaaatctatGATGCATGTGCAGGTGCTAGGATACGGGTGGGCTGGGTTACTGAGGAAATACGTTGTTGAACCACCACATATGTGGTGGCCAGGCTCCCTTGTCCAAGCTTCAGTTTTCCGGTAGGtcaatcaaaattatttaaggctattattttttatttttccaaattaTTTTAAGACTTTAATTAATGTCActatatacaatttttacacTCTAAAAAGATCAAAAAATTACTATTgacttttgtataaaatataacagtcgaatttttaaatatatttttgaattaataATATGTAAACTACTTTCTATTACTACTGCTTTTATCAAAAGACtgaacaatttaaaatacataatttattaattgttattaagtaaaaaacaaacaagtctccaatgaaaagagaaaatatttaaaataaataaataaattctaaaaggaatttttataaaaaaaaaaataacctgGCCGTCAAGAATTAACATAACAATTGAGTTTGACCAACGaggtattttcaattttttttattaccacTCGATAatcaaaatattgatattttaattatataattttgttaacttgctaagtatatttttttagcCACCAAAATGGAAACGACTTACTAAGCCTGAAGGAAGTCAATGAATATGGGCGCCACGCTAATAGACAGCATATGGCCCACTGGGCTAATAAACAGCATATGGCCCACTGGGCTAGTTTTGTAATCAAGgatgtttcttcttgcaccttcatatcttcttctgccacctccatacacaacatgaaaatacatttttatccttcttgtgtcatCCCATAGAataactttcggattatgtaattcttaaacgcatttgaaaaaagacttccagattatgtaatctgaaaagtaatcatgcatctgaaaaaaaacttccggattatataatccagaagctaattacaaatttaaaaaatgacttccaaattatgtaatccaaaatattatagaggagcatttttaaaaatacgaaaatctatggaggtgagagaagaaggtatggagttGCACAATGTGGGGCTAACTCATCCTGCAACTCCGTAATTTCAACCTCTATCACGCTTATTTTTAGATTTGgattgtctttttttttaattataagtttaaaatatgaaatatcaatatttttaatataaaatgtatgatttaaaaaaaattatatttttgaaatataaaatacattatGAATTGTGTAGAGTATGTTTTTAAATCTACAAAtccatttcaaaatatatatttagatttCGAAATATATTTCGTAATacataatttaatttgaattgtaaaatttaaaatatatttcataaatttgaaGTAGGACACTTTTATCTTTTCATCACCTTATGTGGGTGCACCTTCAAAGGGAGGTGCAAAATGCATTGACTTCGATTTGGACTTACTTTTGTTTCCTAAGAAGTCAATGCCCATTTTTATGTTAATAATCATtatgaaattaattataaaaccaataaaattatgtttgatatttattttaatagtatTCAGCATTGTATTCAAAtgaataatgaattattatattagacttacaaaataaataaaaaacctaCTCTTAGGTGATACAAAAATTAGAGAtgaaaatattagttattaatttgaTGTGTTATCTATAACCATTTTTTATGAGAATTATGTTATTtagtgatatatttttttaacactgTAATTATTTCATCTACACATTTAATTTCTAATGTCTtctacataaaataaaaaagataaattaaaatatatttgaaatatttatatatttcaatttatatataacaatatataattttgattttcttaaaaaattattttaggtataattattttcttatcatATACGTCATATAGTAgttaattttattgtaatagtttgaatcaacttttatttttcatcaaataaataaaaaattcaaattaaaacacatttaaaagaagttgtatatttataacattttaattatattataaaatatttactcaaattagtttttcaaattttcaaaaatacaaaCCCGTATTTATCTGCGCTATAGAGTGAATAATTACTCGTGTATGTCATTCGGTATACTATTAACGAATGACTAAATTTACAAAATGCACTAAATATTCATACGTAACTCATTTGAACATGTACCAAATTCGATAGAAGATAGATTGAGTTTGATTTTCATATAAACATGATTTTTTAGTACCttaatctttttaaattttcttttttactctCTCAATAAAAATTTCACTATCTTAACTTTAATATGTAATGATTTTAGTACATATAGTTAGAAAtctatatttatactttttttcaaGTGGATTATAAATCTTATAAGATAAATATATCTATTTTTTGTGTggataaatttgtatttttttgtttcggataaatttttatttgaccattttacttttttaacaatttttttaccaCCTTTAGTTCCTCAGTTTTTTTAGTCACCACTTTAGTTCCTCTCAATGTGATTGTgtattattaaaacaaaacattttttttttttactttaaaacagtgcaattttttatagtataaaaatgtttaaaacttCTTCGTGAAATCagacataaaaataaaataaaaaatgcaactTACAAATTTCCAACTTCCAACTTATTAACTATTAAAAATCCTATTTTAcgttctttaaaaaatatagtttagTTTAACCTATTGTAGACTAATGAGTCAATAGtctttttaattatctttttaagaatataatttacttttgaaaaattattttttttataagtaatgATACATTTACAAtccacatttttttatataatcatattacaattcttaatattattattttaatattttttgatataatttaattaaaaatttattttttattatatatattttatttttaaactcatcACATCAACCTGTGTTCTATACAACTGGGTTATCAAAACATCATTTTCCTATTAGTCTCATAAAAGGTGAAGGTGGAGTAAGTGTCATTTGAGTTCGACTTTGGTGTCGATGTTGTTATTTTAAAGAAGGATCATGATACATTCATACTCTATAAAGTAAAAACACACTcttaacaaacaaataaattaatattttaactattttaattttaatttttaatttaaaataaaataatattattataaagggtTGTGGAGTagttttatttactattttctGGTGTTAACAAAACTTTTTTCCTTTATGATGATACAATTTGACACCCTTTAAATATTGATACCGacacttaaataataatattttttaatttaaaattttaatatacattattattatattatgaaagtgctgttaagtgatttttttttggaaaagtaTCAACAAAacttttttcatttaataattcATCATATTCTAGACACTTGACAAcacattaaaatattatttgattgATCTGTGAAGTATATGTTTGTTACTATTTTTGGTGTAAACATATCAACACCCTTCACCATATCACTTCGTTTGATTAACCAAACCACCGACTTTTTTTGGATAGAAGAAAAATCAGTAACCCATCCATT
Proteins encoded in this region:
- the LOC137832731 gene encoding oligopeptide transporter 4-like, whose protein sequence is MTSVSDPEKPVTSQEDDDDDVSPIEEVRLTVANTDDPTRPVWTFRMWLLGLLSCSLLSFLNQFFAYRTEPLIITQITIQVATLPIGHFMAAVLPETKFTLPGFGSKSFSLNPGPFNMKEHVLITIFANAGSAFGSGSPYAVGIVNIIKAFYGRSISFFASWLLIITTQVLGYGWAGLLRKYVVEPAHMWWPSTLVQVSLFRALHEKDDQRLSRAKFFFIALLCSFVWYVIPGYLFTTLTNISWVCWIFSKSVTAQQIGSGMRGLGVGALTLDWAAVASFLFSPLISPFFAIVNIFVGYALIVYAVIPIAYWGLNVYNAKRFPIFSSHLFTAQGQRYNIPAIVDDHFELSVAEYEKQGRIHLSVFFALTYGFGFATIASTLTHVFCFYGREIMERYRASSKGKEDIHTKLMKRYKDIPSWWFYLLLVVTLVVSLALCIFLNDQVQMPWWGLLFAGALAFGFTLPISIITATTNQTPGLNIITEYVFGLIYPGRPIANVCFKTYGYISMAQAVSFLSDFKLGHYMKIPPRSMFLVQFIGTMLAGTINIGVAWWLLNSIKNICHDDLLPADSPWTCPGDRVFFDASVIWGLVGPKRIFGSQGNYSAMNWFFLGGALGPVIVWLLHKAFPKQSWIPLINLPILLGATGMMPPATPLNYNAWILVGTIFNFFIFRYRKKWWQRYNYVLSAALDSGVAFMTVLLYFTLGLENRSLNWWGNDGEHCPLAACPTAKGIIVDGCPAN